A stretch of DNA from Glycine max cultivar Williams 82 chromosome 18, Glycine_max_v4.0, whole genome shotgun sequence:
TTCTAGTTTGTTACTGAACTTATCACATTGCGATTCCTTTCCCCGAAAGTCCTTTTGGTCTATTCATTGTTTGTGCAGAAGGCCCTGTTTGGTTCAACCATTATCCAACAAACAAAAttcagtttcatttttttaaaattgatgacTATTAATTGTTAGCTTGAAATTTTTGGTCAGTAGACAAATCgaatccatttttttaaattatccaaTCAATTTTATATCTCCCAAAATTCAATTCCATTCACaggtaattaaagaaaaaatttgttttcGACATGATTCATAATTATTAGTAAAACATTAGTACGTAGTTAACCAATAACATgtcatttttttgtctttttgaaATTTAAGGAAACATCAATTCATCTgcctacatttttattttttgatgtaaataaaatgtttacaaagtgaaacaatttgtttttaattaagaaaattaagagtattcaaaactaatttttgaGTTATCAATAAACGAACTACTACATGTTTTTAACAGCTcaatttgtttttccttttgcaTGCAAATTATTCACTATATTTGCCTACACAAGCTGGTGTTAGTTTCTAACACCGCAACTTAATGTAAGATAACGTTGTTGACAATGGACAAGCTTCTTAAACAAGGTTCCAGTGTAATTTTGCATGTGCAATAATGATCTCTAAATagctaaaactaattaaaaagcaGAGTTTAATAAACTATATTgtccttgtaatttttttttatctaaattataagataattattataaaaacaaataaatttacaatataTAGGGATTTATAATTGTATGATCATATAATAACCTTTACACTCCAATATTTCTATTGTTTAGTCTTAAAAAGATAAAACCAAATTTacaatgaatttatattttaaaaattaaaatcagaaataaaagtttatctGATGAATAAACAACTTGTAGACATCACACAAAAATAACGATGGcatattaatattgttttatctcTATCAGCAcaaactttttgttttaatctttaCTTAAACATTTCACATTCTAGTTTCTATGTTTTTTTGGGGAAGTTTtacagaaataaaaattaacaacagGAATTAAAACATGAAATAGTTGCTTAACAACAACTAAAACGTAGAGTTTTTAATGTAGATATAaagattagaaaaataataaagccttaattaatttataaaggaGAACCAAACAGAgaccaaaaccaaaaaagatTTCAGAGGTTGAacacagaaagaaagaaatgtcTTTGCAATGCAGTTTCAAGAGTCCACAACTACTCCCTAAAAGTTGCCACCATATtataccttcttcttcttcttcttcactcttCTCCACGTAAACCAACTCTGCCAATGAAGCAAAAAAAAGCACCGCAACATTTTccattcttttaattaaatgaaaacacCACCTTCCTCCTCCGTCAACCTCTGTCTCGCCGTCGCCGTCGCCGCAGTACTCATACTCTCTCTGGTACCCTCATCCCATGGTTTTGGCTCCGGCGCCACCCTGGCCCTCTCCGACTCCTCTTCCACCGTGTGCGCCGTCGTAGCATCCGAGTCCACGCGCCGCATTGAGTGTTACCGTCAGGGGCAGGTAGTTCCCATCGCTCCCAACGTTAGTTTTTCGTCAATTTCCGGTGGGAGGAACTACTTCTGCGGCATAAGGTCCAGCAACTCGAATCTGCTTTGCTGGAACACAAGCTCTTCCTTCGAGAGGAGAAGGCTTTACAACGACAGTTCTGTTCCATTGGAGAATCTCGCCGTCGGGGACACCCACGTTTGCGCCACCGCGGTGGGTGATGGCACGGTGCGGTGCTGGAGAACCGGTAACACGTTTCAAATTGTATCTGGGTCTGATCAATTCGCTTCAATTTCATCTGGGTCTGGCTTCTCTTGCGGAATTTTGAAGAATGGTTCTCGGGTTCGGTGCTGGGGAGACACTAATGTTTCGGAACAGATTGAGAATTCGTTTCGGAACATTTCCATGTTGAGTCTTGTCGCAGGTGGTTCGCATGTTTGTGGGTTGAACTTAACTGGGTTTTTGGTGTGCAGAGGAAGTAACGGTTCTGGACAATTTGATATTCCTCAAGGTGGGGCTTTTGAGTATTCTGGGTTGGCACTTGGTGCTGAGCATGGTTGTGCGATTAGAGAGTCGAATGGTTCGGTTGTGTGTTGGGGTGGAAATGGGCAATTCTCGGTGAGTAATGTTACAGAAGGAGTTTCCTTTGAGGTAATTGTTTCTGGTTCTAACTTTGTTTGTGGATTGACAACAAACAATTTGACAGTGGTGTGTTGGGGTCCTGGTTGGTCTAATGGTTCAAGGTTTGAGCTTCCTTTGCCTCGTGTTCTTCCAGGGCCTTGTGTTCAATCTTCTTGTGGAGAGTGTGGTTCGTATCTTAATTCTGAATTTCTATGCTCTGGCTCTGGTAACATTTGTAAGCCAATGACATGTAGGCCTCAAACAACGGTTCCACCGCCCCTACTGCCATCACCGCCACCACCGTCTCCGTCTCCACCGCCACCGCCATCACTAACCTCGCCATCGCCATCTCCATCTCGATCGAAGACCTTGACAAGGGGGTTATTGGCTTTTGCTATTATTGGTTCAGTGGGAGCTTTTGCTGGAATATGCACAATAGTTTATTGCCTGTGGAGTGGAGTTTGTTTTGGGAAGAAGAAAGTCCACAATTCTGTGCAGCCTACAATCACAAGAGGTAGCAGTGGTTCAAATGGTGGGGGTGCTTCCAATAATAGCAATTCTTCGATATCATCTATGATTATGCGTCAGACTTCAATAATAATGAGGCGGCAGAGGAGTGGAACCTCATCAATGAAGCATCCAGACAGGGCTGAGGAGTTCACTCTAGCTGAGCTTGCGGCAGCCACCGACAATTTCTCACATGAAAACAAGATTGGTGCTGGAAGCTTTGGTGTTGTGTACAAAGGGAAACTCACGGATGGTCGCGAGGTGGCAATCAAGAGGGGTGAAACCGGGTCCAAGATGAAGAAGTTTCAAGAGAAAGAGAGTGCATTTGAGTCTGAATTGGCCTTCTTGTCGCGTCTGCACCATAAGCACTTGGTTGGGCTGGTTGGGTTCTGTGAAGAGAAAGATGAGAGGCTCTTGGTGTATGAGTACATGAAGAATGGGGCTTTGTATGATCATTTGCATGACAAGAACAATGTGGAGAAGGAAAGCAGTGTGTTGAATAATTGGAAAATGAGGATCAAAATTGCTTTGGATGCTTCCCGGGGAATAGAATATCTTCACAATTATGCAGTTCCGTCTATTATTCACAGAGATATCAAGTCTTCCAACATTCTTCTCGATGCTACTTGGACGGCAAGAGTATCTGATTTTGGATTGTCTTTGATGAGTCCAGAACCTGACCGTGATCACCGACCAATGAAGGCAGCGGGAACCGTTGGATACATTGATCCCGAGTACTATGGTCTAAATGTGTTGACGGCAAAGAGTGATGTGTATGGTCTTGGAGTTGTATTGCTTGAACTTTTAACAGGAAAGAGAGCTATATTCAAGTATGGAGAAGATGGAGGCACCCCATTGAGTGTGGTGGACTTTGCAGTGCCTTCTATTTTGGCCGGAGAATTAGTGAAACTTTTGGATCCAAGGGTTGAACCACCCAACGTGACTGAGTCCGAGGCAGTGGAATTAGTCGCCTACACAGCCATTCATTGTGTGAATTTGGAAGGGAAAGATAGACCAACCATGGCTGACATTGTGTCCAATTTGGAGAGGGCTTTGGCTATTTGTGAGAGTAGCCATGACAGCATTTCCAGCGGTACTATCTCTGTTGTTTCAGAATGATATTGTCCAACCCCAGCAAAGGggacaaaatattgaaaattttgtgAATTCTTATTGATTCTTTCTCAATTTCATAACTTCATTGATTTTTTCTGGTATATTATATGGGTATACTCTGCCCGTAAAGATTAGGGAAATCATCTTAACATTACGCAGCAGTATTTCAGATTGTAGAATTTTGCGAAATATGATCCATTTACGACTATATGTAAATCATCTAACACTTACATAATATTTTGGCAATTCAATTTTAGACAACGTATTTGCACGACATGACATATTAGAGTATTATTAATGCCTGATTCATGTTTATGCGTGTAAGATCATGctcgtttttttttctttcaaattttcattttgtctGTCTAAATTTGGGGTATTCGTCTTATCATTTTTTGTACTTTTAATTAGTGCACCTTAGGATTCAATTAGGAAGGAATGAAGTAATTAACTATTATTAGAGAAATTAACGATTgttattatgtaaaaatatttatgtttatacATAGTGGCCAGAAGGTACTTTGACAAACATGCAGTTATTTAATCCCATTCAGACTAGGAACTGAGTAGGAAGCTACTAAGAGTTTAAAATGTGAACCCATGTGGGGAACTTTGCTGAAGAAAGTGAATAAGAAGTTTGTCTTTTAGAGCATGAAAAACACAGAAGTTGCGGTCACAAATAGACTctatttttgtctctctttgaaaGGTCGATGCTGACTTCCGCGTTGACGTTGGGCACATGTTTGAAGGAAGGCAACGAAACACCAAATTAAACAGCGGATTGATAAATGCATATTAATTGCTTCTTGATTACACGGCAGGGATTGTGTAATGACTCACCCACGAGCTTTGAATTGCCCAGTCTCTGTTTTTCTAATCTATATCTAGAAGACCCGGTCTTAGAATTTGTTCTtgtttatcaaacaaataattccactatatataattttgtctcTTCCATAACTACTGACAAATCAACATATGCTCAAGTTAAGTTCCATGAGCTAATGAGTTATAAGTTATTGTGATTCAAGTTACCTATCTTGAGATAActgtttcaaatatttaaagagacatttttaaaaagtataaaaattatttcagtgGTGTTATTTGGTGCGAAAGAAAGCATGCACCAAACATACAAACGgttaattagatattttttaagtaaatatattaattcaaaaaataaagatatcagTATTGCTATATGCTACCAACACTACTGGTTTTACTTTTTATTGACTAAGGATGACATCtaggaaataaataatattaaaaaatggctTAATTATACAACTgttacttaattaaaattaaaaagttgaacTAAATTCCTCGATTATTATAATCAATTAGGtcctataattattaaaaatattataattatataacttccgataatttcattatttgattgacaaaaatatcaattttaatacaaatttttaatataaacgaTGTAAAGCAAGATATTTTTGTATAAGGTGTTTATGAAACCAATGTAAAAATGATGTCCTTGTTAAGGTTTGAATTATTtagaaacaatttattttttcaaaagaaaagtttataatcttatttttttattgaataatatttgtaaaaaatatagtataaccttatattatttttatcataaaaaatattctttcaaaGTAAAATTTACGCAATTatggtaaaatttattttatatttggaaTTTGGGACACATCTTATAAGAACCATTCTGGTGAAAGACTTGTAACCTTAATTCACCTGAGACATGCACCAATGATGGTGGGTCACATTATTCGCTAGTTTCAATGCACCAAACCAATGCAGGTTCTCGCTAGTTTCCTTGAATCGTTTTATCTTGCCTGCTATCTTCTCTTCTCAACGTTGGATTGGatctttgaattttattttttttattcataaatattaGTAGTTAgtttatcagtttttttttatttacttgaaGCATTCGAATTTgtgacttatttatttaatttcttctatTACCTTTTATCATCAAATCAATTGTATCTCTAAATATAATGTGTTGAAAGCAAGCAGTGGATCTCCACAGGTCCTCCGCCAAAACGCGTACAAATTCATAAAATGGATAGTGAATTGGTTGGGAGCATTGACATGAGCGATTTCATAGTTAATGCAACAAGTTTTAGTTGGGCGGTGGTCAGTGCGATAAGAAAAGATGACTATGGAATGACAAGTTTGGAAATATTAGAAAAGAGAGTTTCTATTATGCTCCTATTAATTTTAAGGGTGTTGATAGGGTTGATTTTTCGATCAAtaggaattaaattatattattttgaaatttaatgataatttttttatattacagtTTAGTCCTCtacaatcaaaatattttaaaaaagaaattaaactttttaatttcacaaaattcaCTCTCTTCACACACAGACATACCGTCTGTTGAATAACAGACCCAAATGAAGTACTCAAAAGTTTTCTCAAAAACCATTCCAAGCAACAAatcaaaaaggagaaaattggATTTTGAAGTGCTGCAGCACAAAACTCAGGTCAAACCAAGCACCCCATGAACCCACCCACCATCTCTGTTCGATGAAATACCCCCAACGAAGCACCCCTCACAATTTTCagaaaaaatacttcaaaaaggaagaaaaaaaaatgaactttggAGCACTACAACACAATGGGTCGTCCCAAATTTTCTcagaaaacaaacataacagAAAAAGATGGAAACCTGGCCAAGTAATTTGtgaaattaaaaagtttaatttcttttttaaaattattttgattatacatgactaaattgtaatatacaaaaaaattatcattaaatttgaaataataatatcacAGCATTAATACCCAACTTAACATAGACACGATAgaaactcattaaaaaaaactagattggtcggttaaaaaaaaaaaaggctaaaaaGGCGGTGGAGGCAATTGCCCCAACGTCAATGAACGTGGAAGCTGCCCTAACATCAACCTTGTCTTGCCTCACACCTTCTTGGAAAATTCGCCCTGCATCAGCCTCTCTCTATATATGTGACATAATCGAGCATTAGGTCACCAAAGCACATATAAAAATCCATCCATCCATACTTTTACTGTTGATGCAATAAGCGTCGACAGTGGAAAAAGAAAGACATATTGAGAGTGAAATTTCAAGCATATATGGTGAATTCGGGAGCTTCCCCTGTCCATAGTTTTGCTTCGGCAGTGGACAATGCGATGGGTAGTATTGATGGAGATTTGGGAGCATTTCACGTGCATGGTTTTGCTTCGGCAGTGAACAATGCCATGATTAGTACTAGTGGAAGTTTGGGAGCATTGCCTGTGTATGATTTTGCTTCAGCAGTGAACAATGCCATGAGTAGTACTAGTGGAAGTTTGGGAGCATTGCCTGTGTATGGTTTTGCTTCGGCAGTGAACAATGCCATGATTAGTACCAGTGGAAGTTTGGGAGCATTACCCGAGCATGGTTTTGCTTCGGCAGTGAACGATGCCATGAGTAGTACTAGTGGAAGTTTGGGAGCATTACCTGTGCATGGTTTTTCTTCGGCTGTGGACAATGCTATAAGAAGTAGAAGTAGAGCAGATTTGGGACGATCCAGTTCCCCCGTGCATGGTTTTGCTATGGAAGATGTTTGTGGTTCATTCAGACTGGCAGAGCTTGTAGCAGCAACCAACAATTTCTCACGTGACAACATGATTAGCCATGGCAGAATTGGCTTTGTGTACAAAGGCAAACTCTTTGATGGTCGTGAGGTGGCTATCAAGAGGGCTGGAACCAGTACTTCAAACATTAAGGAGTTTCAAAGCATTACACTTGGGCCTTTATTCTTGACCAATTGTCTACACCACAAGCACTTGGTTCGGCTTCTTGGGTTGTGTGAAGAGAAAAGTGAAAGGCTCTTGGTGTATCAGTACATGAAGAATAGAGCGCTGTATGATCATTTGCATGACAAGAACAATGTGGAGAAGGGTAGCACTATGTTGAATTCGTGGAAAATGAGGATCAAAATTTCTTTGGACGCTTCCCGTGGAATAGAATATATACATAATCATTTATATTCTATTCACGGAAATATCAAGTCCTCCAACATTCTTCTTGATGCCACTTGGACGGCAAAAGTATCTGATTTTGGGAAGGTATCAGCAGGAACTAGACATGTATTGACAGAAAAGAGTGATGTGTGTGGGTTTGGAGTTGTACTGCTAGAGCTTTTAACGGGAAAGAAACCTATACTCAAGAATGAGGAAGATGGAAGCACCCGATTACATGTGATAGACTTTGCAGAGCCTGCTATTTTGGCTGGAGAACTGGTGAAAATTAAGGACCCAAGGGTTGGACCACCCGGTGTGAATGAAGCAAAGGCACTGGAGTTAGTGGCCGATACAGCTATCCATTGTGTGAAAAGGGAAGGGAAAGATAGACCAACCATGGCTGACATTGTGCTCAATTTGGAGAGGGCTTTGGCTACTTGTGGTAGTGACCATCGTAGCCCTGAGAAAAGAATGGCTCTTTAAAGATGAAGAAAGTGGTATTGATATAATTAACTAGAAGGCATTATGATACATaaacatcattttattttaaacatctcatcaatattttttatttattttcatctctctcttatcacatcataaatcttatcatatttatatttttctttaatttttatctcttttttttttgtgttgaatAGGTTAATGTGTGttcatcaaatatttttcattgaatGATATTTACTGTCATTCTCGTCCAGTACTTTCTACATGGTATATGCCTCAAGCCTAGCAACCCTTTAGAGGATGAAAACACTGTGCAGTTGCGGTCTCATTTGAGAACTTGAGCCTGCAGGTACACTAACGATAATCATTCTAACCATGTTTGATAGGTCGTTGCTGACTATTTGTCTACTTTTGTCTCTTTGAAAAGTGGGTGCTGACTTTCACGTTGACGATGGGAACATTGTTAGATGGAAAGCAACGAAAAATTGGGGGACTAGAAACTAAATAATGTGTAAAGCACATTCCTATTAATTTATATGAGaaagttcaaaattcaattataaCAACGGGGGACTAGAAACTAGGAAAACTACTGCAATTCACTCACTTCATACTCTAAAAACTCTTATAATTTCCATTCATTTCTATCAATTCCATATAAACCAAGCTAAGGGGATATAGCTATTGATCATTGGTCTCACTTAGAAATTTTTTCGAAGAGTTGAAATCGATTGGTCTCACTTAGAAATTTTTTCGAAGAGTTGAAATCGATCATTGTTCGACCATGCTAATTAAGAATCGAATATGGCAGAGTTATGAGATTTGAACTCATCTAGATTTTGAAAAGTTTGGAATGTGAAAGATTTCAAAATCATAAGATAGATTCGAGTACATGAGACAAAAGCTTAAATGTCCAATGGTGAATAAGATATTTTACCAAGTGTTGGAGCATTGTTTATTACTTTAGCAAGAACTTCACTTCCTTGggtcattttatttattgaaccaAGTTGGGTCCGCTAAATTCGaaaaatcattatcttaaaacaagaacaaaataacCATCTTGTCCACTTATGATAATGTGAACAAACACAAAAGAATATACATATATGGTTTTTCGGCTAGTTAACAACCCTTTAGACTTCAAAAGTTGACTGTGAATGGCTAATAACTTCTCAAAGAAAAAACTTTAAGAAATAAGGATATTGAATACGAcgctaataaaaataaaaagaaaagttattttgaatagtttttTCATGACATGTGAAACACTTGGAAGCTTCATAGAAGCAAGCAACCCAATGCTGGTTCTCGCTAGTTTCCTGTAAGAGTTTTCTGTTGCGTGGTAGCTTCTCTTTTCAACTAATACACACGCACATGTGGACCCAATCGGTAAGGTGAAACTTCTCTTCCCTTGCCTCGCACCTTCTCAACTACTAATATGGTCTCTGTTTATATATGGCCACAAAGCACATACATACTTTCACTTAACGAATCAAATCAAATGGATTATGAAATCGCTGAGAGCACTGACAAGGCCGATATCACTGTTGATGCAAGGAGTTTTAGTTGGGCAGTGGACAGTGCGATAAAGAGTGAGACTGCGTCAATTTTGGGAGAATCCCGAATCCATAGTTTTTGTTCCGTAGTGGACAATGCCATAAGGAGTAGGACTGCATCAGATTTGGGAACATCTCCTTCCCCTGTCCATAGTCTTGCTTCGGCAGTGGCCAATGCAATGAGCAGCAGTAGTGCTGCACCATTTTCACAACTGGAAACGTCTCCTTCTCCTGTCCAGAGTCTTGCTTCGGCAGTGCCCAGTGCAATGAGCAGGAGTAAAGCTGCACCATTTTCACAACTGGAAGTGGTGCCCAACGCCACTAGACATGTTCCTGCACGATTATTCACCTGGGCTGAGCTTAAAGCAGCCACCAACAATTTCTCACCTCACAACCGGATTCGTCATTTTGGAACCTTTGGCTTTGGGTACAGAGGCAAACTCGTTGATGGTCGTGAGGTCGCAATCGTTAAGGGAACCCAGTTTGGTAAGTCTGAATTTGCCATCTTTTCCCGTTTAGACCATAGGAACTTGGTTGGGCTGGTTGGGTACTGTGAAAACAGAGATGAAAGGCTGTCAGTTTACGAGTATATGAAGAATGGGTTGTTGCGTGATTGCTTGCATGATAAGAACAATGTGGACAAGGATAGCAGTGTGTTGAATTCGTGGAAAATGAGGATCAAGATTGCTTGGGATGCTTCCTTGGGAATACAATATCTGCATAATTATGCAAATCCATCTATTATTCACAGGGATATCAAGTCTTCCAATATTCTTCTTGATGCCAGTTGGACGGCTAGAgtatttgattttgaattgtCGTTCATATGTCCAGAACCTGACGATGAATACGATGAGATTATAATGGGAACCATGGGATACATGTGCCCTGAGTACATGACTCGAGGTGTGTTGACAGCAAAGTGTGATGTGTACGGGCTTGGAGTTGTATTGCTTGAACTTTTAACGGGTAAGAGAGCTATACTACTCGAGTCTGAGGAAGATGGACCTCCATTTTATTTGGTGGACTTTGCAGTGCCTCCTATTTTGGCTGGAGATTTGGTCGAAATTTTGGATTCAAGGGTTGGACCACCCGATTTGAAAGAAGCAGAGGCACTGAAGATCCTGGCCCATACAGCTATACGTTGTGTGGAAGAGGAACCGAGGCAAAGACCAACCATGAATGACATTGTGGTCGATTTGGATCGGGCTTTTGCTATTTGTGGTAGTAGCCTATATGATGAGAACTTTTCCTATTCCATTGCATTACCATCACATGAGTCCAATCATATGACTCCGGATCCTCTTGATACG
This window harbors:
- the LOC100786639 gene encoding putative serine/threonine-protein kinase-like protein CCR3, with amino-acid sequence MKTPPSSSVNLCLAVAVAAVLILSLVPSSHGFGSGATLALSDSSSTVCAVVASESTRRIECYRQGQVVPIAPNVSFSSISGGRNYFCGIRSSNSNLLCWNTSSSFERRRLYNDSSVPLENLAVGDTHVCATAVGDGTVRCWRTGNTFQIVSGSDQFASISSGSGFSCGILKNGSRVRCWGDTNVSEQIENSFRNISMLSLVAGGSHVCGLNLTGFLVCRGSNGSGQFDIPQGGAFEYSGLALGAEHGCAIRESNGSVVCWGGNGQFSVSNVTEGVSFEVIVSGSNFVCGLTTNNLTVVCWGPGWSNGSRFELPLPRVLPGPCVQSSCGECGSYLNSEFLCSGSGNICKPMTCRPQTTVPPPLLPSPPPPSPSPPPPPSLTSPSPSPSRSKTLTRGLLAFAIIGSVGAFAGICTIVYCLWSGVCFGKKKVHNSVQPTITRGSSGSNGGGASNNSNSSISSMIMRQTSIIMRRQRSGTSSMKHPDRAEEFTLAELAAATDNFSHENKIGAGSFGVVYKGKLTDGREVAIKRGETGSKMKKFQEKESAFESELAFLSRLHHKHLVGLVGFCEEKDERLLVYEYMKNGALYDHLHDKNNVEKESSVLNNWKMRIKIALDASRGIEYLHNYAVPSIIHRDIKSSNILLDATWTARVSDFGLSLMSPEPDRDHRPMKAAGTVGYIDPEYYGLNVLTAKSDVYGLGVVLLELLTGKRAIFKYGEDGGTPLSVVDFAVPSILAGELVKLLDPRVEPPNVTESEAVELVAYTAIHCVNLEGKDRPTMADIVSNLERALAICESSHDSISSGTISVVSE
- the LOC100787192 gene encoding putative serine/threonine-protein kinase-like protein CCR3, producing MVNSGASPVHSFASAVDNAMGSIDGDLGAFHVHGFASAVNNAMISTSGSLGALPVYDFASAVNNAMSSTSGSLGALPVYGFASAVNNAMISTSGSLGALPEHGFASAVNDAMSSTSGSLGALPVHGFSSAVDNAIRSRSRADLGRSSSPVHGFAMEDVCGSFRLAELVAATNNFSRDNMISHGRIGFVYKGKLFDGREVAIKRAGTSTSNIKEFQSITLGPLFLTNCLHHKHLVRLLGLCEEKSERLLVYQYMKNRALYDHLHDKNNVEKGSTMLNSWKMRIKISLDASRGIEYIHNHLYSIHGNIKSSNILLDATWTAKVSDFGKVSAGTRHVLTEKSDVCGFGVVLLELLTGKKPILKNEEDGSTRLHVIDFAEPAILAGELVKIKDPRVGPPGVNEAKALELVADTAIHCVKREGKDRPTMADIVLNLERALATCGSDHRSPEKRMAL
- the LOC100787718 gene encoding putative serine/threonine-protein kinase-like protein CCR3 is translated as MDYEIAESTDKADITVDARSFSWAVDSAIKSETASILGESRIHSFCSVVDNAIRSRTASDLGTSPSPVHSLASAVANAMSSSSAAPFSQLEVVPNATRHVPARLFTWAELKAATNNFSPHNRIRHFGTFGFGYRGKLVDGREVAIVKGTQFGKSEFAIFSRLDHRNLVGLVGYCENRDERLSVYEYMKNGLLRDCLHDKNNVDKDSSVLNSWKMRIKIAWDASLGIQYLHNYANPSIIHRDIKSSNILLDASWTARVFDFELSFICPEPDDEYDEIIMGTMGYMCPEYMTRGVLTAKCDVYGLGVVLLELLTGKRAILLESEEDGPPFYLVDFAVPPILAGDLVEILDSRVGPPDLKEAEALKILAHTAIRCVEEEPRQRPTMNDIVVDLDRAFAICGSSLYDENFSYSIALPSHESNHMTPDPLDTDSCDIPIYEENTNS